The Styela clava chromosome 2, kaStyClav1.hap1.2, whole genome shotgun sequence genome contains a region encoding:
- the LOC120336877 gene encoding somatostatin receptor type 2-like, translating to MESGFGYYNTTVTNNYTTMDPELAHNLSMFSYSEALAMNIIIGVLCVVGIASNAITFAVIASSPRLNKMAFNIFLMGLMASDLASAVDSIFIIYRMTYGAASYGLPLFICKITVTVDFTTTIATIHLVMVFCILRLLSIKYPLKISVYLTSKVAKICVIVLWIESALVMSVFYFIIVSIKSAVERKSTGFSCAIADEWASLAELYRSIAFPFVVYIPMIVIILCTIIIIITLLKRPRIRKSRIGRHSSHSTSKSNMSNEKVATLQVSLILLSFFFGYGPFLGYSWIVLKKMAAGSKFSSRENWLLAVWTFVALRISECVNPLFYNLSSSKLRRATKQFLRRGFTKRTATASPSIKTISERR from the exons ATGGAGAGCGGGTTTGGATATTACAACACAACAGTGACCAATAATTATACAACAATGGATCCAGAACTGGCACATAATCTATC AATGTTTTCATATTCCGAAGCGTTGGCAATGAATATAATTATCGGTGTATTATGTGTCGTCGGAATAGCAAGCAATGCTATAACCTTCGCCGTTATTGCAAGTTCACCCCGTCTTAACAA AATGgcattcaatatatttttgatgGGATTGATGGCATCTGACCTTGCATCCGCTGTAGACAgcatatttataatatatagaaTGACGTATGGGGCCGCTAGCTATGGTCTACCGCTCTTTATATGCAAG atTACGGTTACAGTTGACTTCACGACCACAATAGCAACAATTCATCTGGTGATGgttttttgtattttgagaCTTCTATCGATTAAATACCCTCTGAAGATTTCCGTGTACTTAACTTCGAAAGTTGCCAAG ATTTGTGTCATTGTTCTTTGGATAGAATCAGCGCTGGTGATgagtgttttttatttcataattgtATCAATAAAGTCTGCAGTTGAGAGAAAAAGTACAGGTTTTTCATGTGCCATTGCCGATGAATG GGCGTCTCTTGCAGAACTGTACAGATCAATTGCTTTCCCATTTGTTGTCTACATTCCAATGATAGTAATCATTTTATGTACAATAATCATCATCATAACCTTGCTAAAGAGACCACGAATACGAAAAAGTAGAA TTGGACGTCACTCTTCTCATTCAACGTCAAAATCCAACATGTCGAACGAGAAAGTTGCAACTCTGCAAGTTTCTTTGATTTTATTGTCTTTTTTCTTTGGATACGGTCCTTTCCTAG GATACAGTTGGATTGTTCTAAAAAAGATGGCCGCTGGTTCAAAGTTTTCCAGTCGCGAAAACTGGCTTCTTGCGGTTTGGACATTTGTTGCACTTCGGATAAGCGAATGCGTGAATCCTTTGTTTTACAATTTATCTTCCAG CAAATTAAGAAGGGCTACAAAACAGTTCCTCCGACGTGGTTTTACGAAACGGACAGCCACAGCATCACCTTCGATCAAAACAATATCTGAAAGACGATGA
- the LOC120335676 gene encoding uncharacterized protein LOC120335676 isoform X1 produces MILLALSSYFAVEESSLATRNHGEISSPTNTQSDGELKKVADPSKSRISNERTPLKISVPKHTSVNSEEQKLQSNENITKVEDAQGAMPVKRPMQAASLPQLIIGRIGKMFQR; encoded by the exons ATGATTCTTTTAGCTCTGAGTAGTTACTTTGCCGTAGAAGAATCATCTTTAGCGACTCGCAACCATGGTGAAATATCCTCTCCTACAAACACACAGAGCGATGGCGAACTTAAGAAAGTTGCCGATCCTTCGAAGTCGAGAATAAGCAACGAAAGGACTCCTTTAAAAATATCCGTGCCAAAACATACGAGTGTAAATTCTGAAGAACAAAAATTACAGTCGAACGAAAATATAACAAAAGTTGAAGATGCACAAG GAGCAATGCCAGTGAAAAGGCCAATGCAAGCGGCCAGTCTTCCACAGTTGATAATAGGAAGAATTGGCAAGATGTTTCAACGATAA
- the LOC120335676 gene encoding uncharacterized protein LOC120335676 isoform X2 produces the protein MILLALSSYFAVEESSLATRNHGEISSPTNTQSDGELKKVADPSKSRISNERTPLKISVPKHTSVNSEEQKLQSNENITKVEDAQGLWQRMRGLGWYLEQCQ, from the exons ATGATTCTTTTAGCTCTGAGTAGTTACTTTGCCGTAGAAGAATCATCTTTAGCGACTCGCAACCATGGTGAAATATCCTCTCCTACAAACACACAGAGCGATGGCGAACTTAAGAAAGTTGCCGATCCTTCGAAGTCGAGAATAAGCAACGAAAGGACTCCTTTAAAAATATCCGTGCCAAAACATACGAGTGTAAATTCTGAAGAACAAAAATTACAGTCGAACGAAAATATAACAAAAGTTGAAGATGCACAAGGTTTGTGGCAAAGAATGCGCGGGTTGGGCTGGTACCTG GAGCAATGCCAGTGA
- the LOC120335675 gene encoding putative deoxyribonuclease TATDN3: MQEEMGYVDCHCHLAAPEFADDLDIVVKRGKEANIKAIIVVPEFFTEFERTLDICKQYSDFLFPCLGIHPVQRDSELTERSVMPDDLKDAIPFIDSHYNKIVGIGEVGLDFTPFYTKENDSKEKQREVFRLQAALAQKYDLPLNVHSRSAGRPTIKALKECGATKVVLHAYSGNAASAMEGVQAGYYFSIPPCIVRSEQKQNIVKRIPMDNILLETDSPALGPEKQVRNEPSNITVSCEWIAKIKGISVEDVQKITTENACKLFPKLKSVLLK, encoded by the exons ATGCAAGAGGAGATGGGTTATGTTGACTGCCATTGTCATCTTGCTGCACCTGAGTTTGCTGATGATCTAGATATTGTTGTGAAGCGAGGGAAGGAAGCAAACATCAAAGCAATCATTGTTGTTCCTGAATTTTTTACAGAATTTGAAAGGACATTGGATATTTGTAAACAGTATTCAGACTTTTTGTTTCCTTGCCTTGGAATCCATCCAGTTCAG aGGGATTCCGAACTCACAGAAAGAAGTGTGATGCCAGATGATTTGAAGGATGCAATTCCATTTATTGATTCACATTACAATAAAATTGTTGGAATAGGAGAAGTTGGACTTGATTTCACACCTTTTTATACCAAAGAAAACGATAGTAAAGAGAAACAAAGAGAAGTTTTTCGTCTCCAG GCCGCTCTGGCTCAGAAGTATGATCTTCCATT aaatgtaCATTCACGGTCAGCAGGTAGGCCGACAATAAAAGCATTAAAGGAATGTGGTGCAACAAAAGTTGTGTTGCATGCATACAGCGGGAATGCAGCTTCTGCAATGGAAGGAGTTCAAGCCGGTTATTATTTTTCTATACCACCCTGTATTGTGAGGAGTGAACAG AAACAAAACATTGTCAAACGAATTCCAATGGACAATATTTTACTTGAAACTGATTCACCAGCTTTAGGACCAGAAAAGCAG GTCAGAAATGAACCGAGTAATATTACAGTATCATGCGAGTGGATTGCGAAAATAAAAGGTATTTCAGTGGAAGACGTACAAAAAATCACAACAGAAAATGCATGCAAGTTGTTTCCAAAGCTAAAAAGCGTATTACTGAAGTGA
- the LOC120336187 gene encoding DNA-directed RNA polymerase II subunit RPB7, whose protein sequence is MFYHISLEHEILLHPRYFGPNLLQTVKQKLFAEVEGTCTGKHGFVIAVTTIDNIGDGKIQPGRGFVLYPIKYKAIVFRPFKGEVVDAVVTQVNKVGLFTEIGPMSCFISRHSIPSDMKFDPESHPPCYKTEDEDVVIQQDDEIRLKIVGTRVDANDIFAIGSLMDDFLGLVS, encoded by the exons ATGTTTTATCAT ATTTCCTTGGAGCATGAAATACTTCTTCACCCAAGATATTTTGGACCGAATTTGCTGCAAACAGTCAAGCAAAAGCTGTTTGCAGAAGTTGAAGGAACCTGTACTGGAAA GCATGGGTTTGTAATAGCGGTTACTACAATTGATAATATTGGTGATGGAAAAATACAACCCGGAAGAGGTTTTGTTCTATATCCGATAAAATACAAAGCAATTGTGTTCCGACCTTTCAAGGGTGAAGTCGTAGATGCCGTAGTGACACAAGTCAATAAAGTTGGACTTTTTACAGAAATTGGACCTATGTCATGTTTTATATCTAGACAT TCAATTCCATCAGATATGAAGTTTGATCCAGAATCTCATCCTCCGTGTTATAAAACAGAAGATGAAGATGTTGTTATACAGCAAGATGATGAAATTCGATTAAAAATCGTTGGTACAAGAGTTGATGCAAATGATATT TTTGCCATTGGTTCACTTATGGATGATTTCTTAGGACTGGTCAGTTAG